From Triticum aestivum cultivar Chinese Spring chromosome 4A, IWGSC CS RefSeq v2.1, whole genome shotgun sequence, a single genomic window includes:
- the LOC123084415 gene encoding uncharacterized protein, with protein MSTTTVVLYTIVCMLLSMIVAAQANDFGGGKPKQTNLMGFGSPAGFPSGSGRQYGHWKIVVQTAMAVLLLSLLVKCLALINFRIPVPNPNRLAVDDPTTSPAGEQEEPVRGSARRQPRISFAQRAAEPNLMVEACKNASSYSLNPDNVAQEFCLSILRSNNRSFEAKDLNSLVLVAIDILKGRIAPARGKVEKMLQNAKKGTVTMRALSFCKLDYDGMVRVLNICDAMIRDYHGDNSGLPSFELPRCVERVMIPAENCGSELERDMPGAEALVNENAELVMLVNLNYALLAQYDDN; from the exons ATGTCGACAACCACCGTCGTCTTGTACACCATCGTTTGCATGCTTCTTTCCATGATCGTCGCTGCTCAAGCCAACGACTTTGGCGGTGGCAAACCAAAGCAGACCAACCTCATGGGGTTCGGCTCACCTGCTGGGTTCCCA AGCGGGAGCGGCCGGCAGTACGGGCACTGGAAGATCGTCGTACAGACCGCCATGGCTGTGCTTCTGCTGTCACTGCTTGTGAAA TGTTTGGCCTTGATTAATTTCAGAATTCCAGTGCCAAATCCAAATCGACTAGCAGTAGACGACCCAACAACATCACCGGCGGGCGAGCAAGAAGAACCCGTCCGCGGCTCCGCTCGCAGGCAACCTCGTATTTCTTTTGCACAGAGGGCAG CCGAACCCAACCTCATGGTGGAAGCATGCAAGAACGCCTCGAGCTACAGCCTCAACCCAGATAATGTCGCGCAGGAATTCTGCTTGTCGATCCTCCGGTCAAACAATCGGAGCTTCGAGGCTAAGGACCTCAATAGCCTGGTACTCGTCGCCATCGACATCCTTAAAGGCCGCATCGCTCCTGCTCGCGGAAAGGTTGAGAAAATGCTACAAAATGCCAAGAAGGGCACAGTGACGATGCGCGCCCTCAGTTTTTGCAAGTTGGACTATGATGGCATGGTGAGAGTCCTAAACATATGTGATGCCATGATCAGGGACTACCACGGAGACAACAGCGGGCTACCGTCCTTTGAGCTACCTCGTTGCGTGGAGAGGGTGATGATCCCTGCCGAAAACTGCGGGTCTGAACTTGAGAGAGATATGCCAGGGGCGGAGGCTTTGGTCAATGAAAATGCTGAGCTGGTCATGTTGGTCAATCTCAACTATGCCTTGCTAGCACAATATGATGATAATTAA